From a region of the Drosophila ananassae strain 14024-0371.13 chromosome XL, ASM1763931v2, whole genome shotgun sequence genome:
- the LOC6504661 gene encoding histone-lysine N-methyltransferase Suv4-20 isoform X3: MVVGSNHTRRGETGSRYTSNNSSSSTNGGTTATSTTSATSSIATSSTTSTTASQTASATAAATLLSSMSQKGHVPPPAPASSAQQQSQSHHQHAATNHQAQGHHHHHGHYQQQSSNHHSTTTTTTNNHHQTNGSGGGSSGASVVSGLNGCNGSAVSRLSQSTGMSPRELSENDDLATSLILDPHLGFQTHKMNIRFRPLKVDTQQLKAIVDEFIHTQNYDVAIQRIYDGPWIPRHLKNKNKIATKRLHDHIVRYLRVFDKDSGFAIEACYRYSLEEQRGAKISSTKRWSKNDKIECLVGCIAELTEAEEAALLHSGKNDFSVMYSCRKNCAQLWLGPAAYINHDCRANCKFLATGRDTACVKVLRDIEVGEEITCFYGEDFFGDSNRYCECETCERRGTGAFAGKEDGLMLGLSSGLGLGLGLATGGTGYRLRETDNRINRIKSRANSTNSTSNSNSNTNDSTTASESSSNGVVAAGGGGTASAGAGAAGGGGGGGGATPAAAGAGAGAGTGAAAPVAGKEATAAVSLLEKKLPNVVVSPLTMKELRQKGMTKYDAEMIMANAAYQQQHHHQHQHHFHHHHHHHHHHHHNHGQHASTGAEATAAVQAMQKPSGGTSSGPGAGTVGGGTSAAAGGAGSEVNGLRKSMRVNSTSSSISTASTDEVIATGPITPLPTKAPVVLMPRCKPAQMAIAAAAMQQQQQQQLQQQQQQREKRQLRRSERQKEKLTDGESSDREKEIPDQQLPAKVFILATEKPEKQQQQQPQQQQQQQQEKRVTRNSAGRSGGVGGGTGGGVGGMVARLATAHNNNIGTTSAATAASSVATTNNNNNNCSKATTTITNYGNLKHKSRMRKDEDEIKQKSKCNNNNKNKNSIYSRNSNNNNNKTRSRSNNNNNNNNILCSSSSGNNNNNNLIVKKLRIELNRIQIMYS, encoded by the exons ATGGTCGTCGGATCGAATCATACGCGGCGCGGTGAAACTGGCAGCAGATATACAAGCAACAACAGCTCCAGCAGCACCAACGGAGGCACCACcgccaccagcaccaccagcgCAACGTCTTCAATAGCCACCTCATCGACAACGTCGACGACAGCATCGCAGACTGCGTCGGCGACGGCGGCTGCGACTTTGTTGTCGTCAATGTCCCAAAAAGGCCATGTCCCACcacctgcacctgcatcatCCGCGCAGCAacagtcgcagtcgcatcACCAGCATGCCGCGACCAACCACCAGGCGCAGGGCCACCATCACCACCATGGCCACTACCAGCAGCAGTCCTCGAACCATCatagcaccaccaccaccaccaccaacaaccACCACCAGACGAATGGCAGTGGCGGGGGATCCAGTGGAGCATCGGTGGTCAGTGGTCTCAACGGTTGCAACGGCAGTGCCGTCAGCAGATTATCCCAATCCACGGGCATGTCGCCGAGGGAACTCTCTGAGAACGACGACCTGGCCACCTCGCTGATACTCGATCCGCATTTGGGTTTCCAGACCCACAAGATGAACATACGCTTCCGGCCCCTCAAAGTGGACACGCAGCAGCTGAAGGCGATTGTGGACGAGTTTATACACACGcagaactacgatgtggccatTCAGCGGATATACGACGGTCCTTGGATACCGCGCCACCTCAAGAACAAGAACAAGATTGCTACCAAACGGCTGCACGATCAT ATCGTGCGGTACCTGCGCGTCTTCGACAAGGACAGTGGATTTGCGATCGAGGCCTGCTATCGGTACTCGCTGGAGGAGCAGCGCGGCGCCAAGATTAGCTCGACGAAGCGATGGTCGAAGAACGATAAGATCGAGTGCCTGGTCGGCTGCATCGCTGAGCTGACGGAGGCGGAGGAGGCGGCGCTGCTGCATTCGGGCAAGAATGACTTCTCGGTGATGTACAGCTGCCGGAAGAACTGTGCCCAACTCTGGTTAGGTCCGGCCGCCTACATCAATCACGATTGTCGCGCCAACTGCAAATTCCTGGCCACCGGCCGGGACACCGCCTGTGTGAAGGTCCTGCGCGACATCGAGGTGGGTGAGGAGATCACATGCTTCTACGGCGAGGACTTTTTCGGCGACTCGAATCGCTACTGCGAATGCGAAACCTGCGAACGAAGGGGAACAGGCGCCTTTGCCGGCAAAGAGGATGGCCTGATGCTCGGCCTGAGCTCTGGTTTAGGCCTGGGCCTGGGACTGGCCACCGGTGGTACTGGCTACCGGCTGCGCGAAACGGACAACCGGATCAATCGCATCAAGAGCCGGGCCAACTCCACGAACAGCACCTCGAACAGCAACAGTAACACCAACGATTCCACAACGGCGAGTGAGAGCAGTTCGAACGGTGTGGTTGCTGCTGGCGGTGGAGGAACAGCTAGCGCTGGAGCTGGTGCAGcgggtggaggaggaggaggaggaggagccacACCGGCAGCTGCCGGAGCGGGAGCTGGAGCGGGCACGGGAGCAGCTGCTCCAGTAGCTGGCAAAGAGGCCACTGCTGCTGTCTCGTTGCTGGAGAAGAAGCTGCCCAACGTGGTCGTGTCGCCGCTGACGATGAAGGAGCTGCGCCAGAAGGGCATGACCAAGTACGATGCCGAGATGATAATGGCCAATGCAGCatatcagcagcagcaccaccaccagcatcAGCACCActtccaccaccaccatcatcaccaccatcaccaccaccacaaccatGGCCAGCACGCCAGCACCGGCGCAGAGGCCACGGCCGCCGTGCAGGCGATGCAGAAGCCGAGTGGCGGCACTTCCTCCGGCCCTGGCGCCGGCACAGTTGGAGGCGGGACAAGCGCTGCCGCCGGCGGAGCTGGCTCCGAGGTCAATGGGCTGCGCAAGTCGATGCGCGTgaacagcaccagcagcagtaTCTCCACCGCCTCCACGGACGAGGTGATCGCCACCGGCCCCATCACACCGTTGCCCACGAAGGCGCCCGTTGTGCTGATGCCTAGATGCAAGCCGGCCCAGATGGCCATTGCGGCGGCGGCcatgcaacaacagcagcaacaacagctgcaacagcagcagcagcagcgggagAAGCGCCAACTGAGACGCAGCGAGCGCCAGAAGGAGAAGCTGACGGACGGGGAGAGCAGCGACAGGGAGAAGGAGATCCCGGACCAGCAGCTGCCGGCCAAGGTGTTCATCCTGGCGACTGAGAAACCAgaaaagcaacagcagcaacaaccacagcagcagcagcagcagcagcaggagaagCGTGTGACGCGGAACAGTGCAGGAAGATCGGGAGGCGTTGGAGGAGGAACAGGAGGAGGAGTAGGAGGAATGGTTGCCAGATTAGCCACTGCCCATAACAATAACATAGGAACCACATCTGCAGCAACCGCCGCATCATCAGTTGcaacaaccaacaacaacaacaacaactgcagcaaagcaacaacaacgatTACAAATT
- the LOC6504661 gene encoding histone-lysine N-methyltransferase Suv4-20 isoform X2: protein MVVGSNHTRRGETGSRYTSNNSSSSTNGGTTATSTTSATSSIATSSTTSTTASQTASATAAATLLSSMSQKGHVPPPAPASSAQQQSQSHHQHAATNHQAQGHHHHHGHYQQQSSNHHSTTTTTTNNHHQTNGSGGGSSGASVVSGLNGCNGSAVSRLSQSTGMSPRELSENDDLATSLILDPHLGFQTHKMNIRFRPLKVDTQQLKAIVDEFIHTQNYDVAIQRIYDGPWIPRHLKNKNKIATKRLHDHIVRYLRVFDKDSGFAIEACYRYSLEEQRGAKISSTKRWSKNDKIECLVGCIAELTEAEEAALLHSGKNDFSVMYSCRKNCAQLWLGPAAYINHDCRANCKFLATGRDTACVKVLRDIEVGEEITCFYGEDFFGDSNRYCECETCERRGTGAFAGKEDGLMLGLSSGLGLGLGLATGGTGYRLRETDNRINRIKSRANSTNSTSNSNSNTNDSTTASESSSNGVVAAGGGGTASAGAGAAGGGGGGGGATPAAAGAGAGAGTGAAAPVAGKEATAAVSLLEKKLPNVVVSPLTMKELRQKGMTKYDAEMIMANAAYQQQHHHQHQHHFHHHHHHHHHHHHNHGQHASTGAEATAAVQAMQKPSGGTSSGPGAGTVGGGTSAAAGGAGSEVNGLRKSMRVNSTSSSISTASTDEVIATGPITPLPTKAPVVLMPRCKPAQMAIAAAAMQQQQQQQLQQQQQQREKRQLRRSERQKEKLTDGESSDREKEIPDQQLPAKVFILATEKPEKQQQQQPQQQQQQQQEKRVTRNSAGRSGGVGGGTGGGVGGMVARLATAHNNNIGTTSAATAASSVATTNNNNNNCSKATTTITNSVDLVLNQRSQHQVRPRPHPHPPHPHPQISIRSSSSSRQRVAVAATVPPTKRIYWPASNQEPRINSSRRMKEVLLLRSSRKGVAGQQLWQRRKAFTAMLWE from the exons ATGGTCGTCGGATCGAATCATACGCGGCGCGGTGAAACTGGCAGCAGATATACAAGCAACAACAGCTCCAGCAGCACCAACGGAGGCACCACcgccaccagcaccaccagcgCAACGTCTTCAATAGCCACCTCATCGACAACGTCGACGACAGCATCGCAGACTGCGTCGGCGACGGCGGCTGCGACTTTGTTGTCGTCAATGTCCCAAAAAGGCCATGTCCCACcacctgcacctgcatcatCCGCGCAGCAacagtcgcagtcgcatcACCAGCATGCCGCGACCAACCACCAGGCGCAGGGCCACCATCACCACCATGGCCACTACCAGCAGCAGTCCTCGAACCATCatagcaccaccaccaccaccaccaacaaccACCACCAGACGAATGGCAGTGGCGGGGGATCCAGTGGAGCATCGGTGGTCAGTGGTCTCAACGGTTGCAACGGCAGTGCCGTCAGCAGATTATCCCAATCCACGGGCATGTCGCCGAGGGAACTCTCTGAGAACGACGACCTGGCCACCTCGCTGATACTCGATCCGCATTTGGGTTTCCAGACCCACAAGATGAACATACGCTTCCGGCCCCTCAAAGTGGACACGCAGCAGCTGAAGGCGATTGTGGACGAGTTTATACACACGcagaactacgatgtggccatTCAGCGGATATACGACGGTCCTTGGATACCGCGCCACCTCAAGAACAAGAACAAGATTGCTACCAAACGGCTGCACGATCAT ATCGTGCGGTACCTGCGCGTCTTCGACAAGGACAGTGGATTTGCGATCGAGGCCTGCTATCGGTACTCGCTGGAGGAGCAGCGCGGCGCCAAGATTAGCTCGACGAAGCGATGGTCGAAGAACGATAAGATCGAGTGCCTGGTCGGCTGCATCGCTGAGCTGACGGAGGCGGAGGAGGCGGCGCTGCTGCATTCGGGCAAGAATGACTTCTCGGTGATGTACAGCTGCCGGAAGAACTGTGCCCAACTCTGGTTAGGTCCGGCCGCCTACATCAATCACGATTGTCGCGCCAACTGCAAATTCCTGGCCACCGGCCGGGACACCGCCTGTGTGAAGGTCCTGCGCGACATCGAGGTGGGTGAGGAGATCACATGCTTCTACGGCGAGGACTTTTTCGGCGACTCGAATCGCTACTGCGAATGCGAAACCTGCGAACGAAGGGGAACAGGCGCCTTTGCCGGCAAAGAGGATGGCCTGATGCTCGGCCTGAGCTCTGGTTTAGGCCTGGGCCTGGGACTGGCCACCGGTGGTACTGGCTACCGGCTGCGCGAAACGGACAACCGGATCAATCGCATCAAGAGCCGGGCCAACTCCACGAACAGCACCTCGAACAGCAACAGTAACACCAACGATTCCACAACGGCGAGTGAGAGCAGTTCGAACGGTGTGGTTGCTGCTGGCGGTGGAGGAACAGCTAGCGCTGGAGCTGGTGCAGcgggtggaggaggaggaggaggaggagccacACCGGCAGCTGCCGGAGCGGGAGCTGGAGCGGGCACGGGAGCAGCTGCTCCAGTAGCTGGCAAAGAGGCCACTGCTGCTGTCTCGTTGCTGGAGAAGAAGCTGCCCAACGTGGTCGTGTCGCCGCTGACGATGAAGGAGCTGCGCCAGAAGGGCATGACCAAGTACGATGCCGAGATGATAATGGCCAATGCAGCatatcagcagcagcaccaccaccagcatcAGCACCActtccaccaccaccatcatcaccaccatcaccaccaccacaaccatGGCCAGCACGCCAGCACCGGCGCAGAGGCCACGGCCGCCGTGCAGGCGATGCAGAAGCCGAGTGGCGGCACTTCCTCCGGCCCTGGCGCCGGCACAGTTGGAGGCGGGACAAGCGCTGCCGCCGGCGGAGCTGGCTCCGAGGTCAATGGGCTGCGCAAGTCGATGCGCGTgaacagcaccagcagcagtaTCTCCACCGCCTCCACGGACGAGGTGATCGCCACCGGCCCCATCACACCGTTGCCCACGAAGGCGCCCGTTGTGCTGATGCCTAGATGCAAGCCGGCCCAGATGGCCATTGCGGCGGCGGCcatgcaacaacagcagcaacaacagctgcaacagcagcagcagcagcgggagAAGCGCCAACTGAGACGCAGCGAGCGCCAGAAGGAGAAGCTGACGGACGGGGAGAGCAGCGACAGGGAGAAGGAGATCCCGGACCAGCAGCTGCCGGCCAAGGTGTTCATCCTGGCGACTGAGAAACCAgaaaagcaacagcagcaacaaccacagcagcagcagcagcagcagcaggagaagCGTGTGACGCGGAACAGTGCAGGAAGATCGGGAGGCGTTGGAGGAGGAACAGGAGGAGGAGTAGGAGGAATGGTTGCCAGATTAGCCACTGCCCATAACAATAACATAGGAACCACATCTGCAGCAACCGCCGCATCATCAGTTGcaacaaccaacaacaacaacaacaactgcagcaaagcaacaacaacgatTACAAATT CGGTAGACTTAGTGTTAAATCAAAGAAGCCAGCACCAAGTGAGGCCTCGTCCACATCCTCATCCACCACATCCACATCCTCAGATCAGCatccgcagcagcagcagcagcaggcaaCGCGTCGCAGTCGCAGCCACAGTCCCGCCTACAAAAAGAATCTACTGGCCAGCTTCGAATCAGGAGCCAAGGATCAACAGCAGCAGGCGGATGAAGGAGGTGCTCCTGCTCCGGTCAAGCAGAAAAGGAGTCGCCGGGCAGCAGCTTTGGCAGCGGCGCAAAGCATTCACTGCGATGCTCTGGGAGTAA